One window of Corynebacterium sp. P3-F1 genomic DNA carries:
- a CDS encoding YhgE/Pip domain-containing protein: MSTKITTGSSRTTRGGRALRPLERLLMWRPFSAVARTLIILALVFPLLFAGLFMWAMWDPSGSVPETKLAVVNNDKGVDRGEGAGLEEFGADVVEGLTSKDYLDFTEVSADEARDGLLKGRYLFTVTIPEDFSANVVTVIDPEPKQANILVDFNDYNGTNGAVLTAGLVPQIQAEVKAEVARTYAEQVLGGLNQLGDGIRAAADGSQQLDDGVGRLKEGGERAVDGINQLDDGAHELHDGTGQLVDGTTELNSGVGELRDGSLRLDDGAKQLNDGLYQLEDGTDQLADGARQIDEGVDKLTGMLIPLLENVQGGVTQLLPIVDILRQFGLNAEAEKLAGIVGQLDPGNPQNVVSDLNRLRDGTGELYANLSDPNMPYRNGLNRLIDGSNQLVDGTNQLTDGTARLQDGANQLNDGATRLNDGTARLTDGTTQLVDGGGQLEDGINQLKDGSEELSTKLADGAKQAPQVKNMEKSSDQIAVPIIFDEANLHPTQVVVDPANPTQKEPSSGFSILGLIVINFLLMAVVSILLPHAIGRRHKASGAVGPVFSAWATMLGINVALTALLAFVSITLGWRPENWFVIGGALLLIDIAGTSIFQFFRILFGRAVGAMFNIGFFALGLFVSGAVWPLSTLPAPLAFMNPLHPMSHARNLFVRSVDGIYDSTFWTGIGVLALFSLLAVGASILIYDARRNALFIEDPNENALQRKKFEREMREGEEPLESVFSR; this comes from the coding sequence TTGAGCACGAAAATCACTACTGGCAGCTCGCGCACAACCCGCGGAGGAAGGGCGCTGAGGCCGCTGGAACGCCTGCTGATGTGGCGGCCGTTCTCCGCAGTCGCCCGCACGCTCATCATCTTGGCGCTGGTTTTTCCGCTGCTGTTCGCGGGCCTGTTCATGTGGGCGATGTGGGACCCCTCCGGGTCCGTGCCTGAAACCAAGCTCGCTGTGGTCAACAACGACAAGGGAGTCGACCGCGGTGAAGGAGCTGGGCTCGAGGAATTCGGCGCCGACGTCGTCGAAGGCTTGACCAGCAAAGACTACCTTGACTTCACTGAGGTCAGCGCGGATGAAGCCCGTGATGGCCTGCTCAAGGGGCGCTACCTGTTCACCGTGACCATTCCGGAGGACTTCTCCGCGAATGTGGTCACCGTGATTGACCCGGAGCCGAAGCAGGCCAACATCCTCGTCGACTTCAACGACTACAACGGCACGAACGGTGCCGTGCTCACTGCGGGTCTCGTTCCGCAGATTCAGGCCGAGGTCAAGGCCGAAGTGGCCAGAACCTACGCTGAACAGGTCCTGGGCGGCCTCAACCAGCTCGGCGACGGCATCCGGGCCGCGGCCGACGGTTCACAGCAGCTCGACGACGGTGTCGGTCGGCTCAAGGAAGGCGGCGAGCGCGCGGTCGACGGCATCAACCAGCTCGACGACGGCGCGCACGAGCTTCACGACGGCACGGGGCAGCTCGTCGACGGAACCACCGAATTGAACTCGGGAGTCGGCGAACTGCGCGACGGCTCCCTGCGCCTGGACGACGGCGCAAAGCAGCTCAACGACGGCTTGTACCAGCTTGAGGACGGCACCGACCAGCTCGCTGACGGCGCCCGCCAGATCGACGAGGGCGTGGACAAGCTGACCGGCATGCTCATTCCACTGTTGGAAAATGTGCAGGGCGGCGTCACCCAGCTCCTCCCCATCGTGGATATCCTGCGCCAGTTCGGTTTGAATGCGGAGGCGGAAAAGCTCGCGGGCATCGTCGGGCAGCTTGACCCGGGTAACCCGCAGAACGTGGTCAGCGATCTGAACCGTCTGCGCGACGGCACGGGTGAACTGTACGCCAACCTGTCCGATCCGAATATGCCGTACCGCAACGGCCTCAACCGCCTGATCGATGGTTCGAACCAGTTGGTCGACGGCACAAACCAGCTGACCGACGGTACCGCGCGCCTCCAAGACGGCGCGAACCAGCTGAACGACGGTGCGACCCGCCTGAACGACGGCACCGCGCGCCTGACTGACGGCACCACCCAGCTTGTCGACGGCGGCGGTCAGCTCGAAGACGGCATCAATCAGTTGAAGGACGGCTCGGAGGAACTGTCCACGAAGCTTGCCGACGGCGCGAAGCAGGCCCCGCAAGTCAAGAACATGGAGAAGTCTTCCGACCAAATCGCAGTGCCGATCATCTTCGACGAAGCCAACCTGCACCCGACCCAGGTTGTTGTCGACCCGGCGAACCCGACGCAGAAGGAACCCTCCAGCGGCTTCTCCATCCTTGGACTGATCGTGATCAACTTCCTGCTGATGGCGGTCGTGTCCATTCTGCTCCCGCACGCCATCGGCCGCCGCCACAAGGCATCCGGTGCAGTCGGTCCCGTCTTCAGTGCCTGGGCGACCATGCTGGGAATCAACGTCGCGCTCACTGCGCTGCTCGCCTTCGTGTCCATCACGCTGGGGTGGCGCCCGGAGAACTGGTTCGTCATCGGCGGGGCCCTCCTGCTGATCGATATCGCCGGCACGTCGATCTTCCAGTTCTTCCGCATTCTCTTCGGCCGGGCGGTCGGCGCAATGTTCAACATCGGATTCTTCGCCCTGGGCCTGTTTGTCTCCGGTGCGGTGTGGCCGCTGTCGACGCTGCCTGCCCCGTTGGCATTCATGAACCCGCTGCACCCGATGAGCCACGCCCGCAACCTGTTTGTCCGCTCCGTCGACGGCATCTACGACAGCACGTTCTGGACGGGCATCGGTGTCCTGGCGCTGTTCTCCCTTCTCGCCGTCGGCGCATCCATCCTCATTTATGATGCCCGCCGGAACGCCCTGTTCATCGAGGACCCAAACGAGAATGCGCTGCAGCGCAAGAAGTTTGAGCGTGAGATGCGGGAAGGTGAAGAGCCGCTGGAATCAGTGTTCTCCCGTTAG
- a CDS encoding SDR family oxidoreductase, with translation MWNPFAKPFHEDTNETPYVKPDDFTTNPAARPAAFITGGASGIGKATAQRLLNLGWTVGAYDIQEVTWGTADIPDGQLITGHLDVTDREEWDNALADFTAHTGGRLDFLFNNAGIIIDGLLTEQDPEKIRTLVDINCLGVTFGAQAAHPYLKATKDAVMINMSSASAIFGQPEISTYSATKFYVNGITEALSVEWRNDDIRVHDLMPLWAATQVANVKAQSVKTMGVNLTPGDVADEAVRVLTTKAPWSRWVPHYAVSLTDRVLKWMRKPFPDPIAQLLMRFVATW, from the coding sequence ATGTGGAATCCATTCGCCAAACCATTTCATGAAGACACCAACGAGACCCCTTATGTGAAGCCAGACGACTTCACCACCAACCCCGCTGCTCGCCCTGCCGCGTTCATCACCGGCGGTGCCAGCGGCATCGGCAAAGCTACCGCGCAACGCCTGCTCAACCTCGGTTGGACCGTCGGCGCTTACGATATCCAGGAAGTCACCTGGGGCACCGCCGACATCCCGGACGGCCAGCTGATCACCGGGCACCTCGATGTCACGGACCGCGAGGAATGGGACAATGCCCTGGCGGATTTCACCGCGCACACCGGCGGGCGCCTGGACTTCCTGTTCAACAACGCCGGCATCATCATCGACGGACTGCTCACCGAGCAGGACCCCGAGAAGATCCGCACGCTCGTGGACATCAACTGCCTCGGCGTCACCTTCGGCGCGCAGGCCGCGCACCCCTATCTCAAGGCGACGAAGGACGCCGTCATGATCAACATGAGCTCCGCGTCCGCGATCTTCGGCCAACCGGAGATTTCCACCTACTCCGCGACGAAGTTCTACGTCAACGGAATCACGGAGGCGCTCAGCGTCGAATGGCGTAACGACGACATCCGCGTCCACGACCTCATGCCCCTCTGGGCAGCTACCCAGGTGGCCAACGTGAAGGCCCAGTCCGTCAAGACGATGGGTGTGAACCTCACCCCGGGCGATGTCGCCGACGAAGCAGTGCGTGTCCTGACTACCAAGGCGCCCTGGAGCCGGTGGGTCCCCCACTACGCCGTCAGCCTCACCGACCGCGTGCTGAAGTGGATGCGTAAACCGTTCCCAGACCCGATCGCCCAGTTGCTCATGCGCTTCGTGGCTACCTGGTAG
- a CDS encoding DHA2 family efflux MFS transporter permease subunit, which produces MTQEQVDGADKTVQSAQGSPWPALWSMMIGFFMILVDSTIVAVAIPAIAESLHATYNDVIWVNSAYLLAYAVPLLITGRLGDRFGPRRMYLLGLVVFTASSLACGLAGSVGVLIAARAFQGLGGAMLTPQTMSLMIRTFSPTQRGSAMGVWGAVAGVATIVGPLLGGVFVDLGGWEWIFIVNVPFGIIGLILAWKYVPRLELNARHFDWLGVALSALGMFCLIFGIQEGSNFNWDGRAIGLIAVGVFFIAIFIVWQSRTTRDALVPLSLFADRNFALASAAITTVGFAVSTFAIPWMIYVQRVQEFSPTRAALLILPSGLVSGALSGFVGRRTNTHDPKPYAIAGLAVTSISIFASAFITNPQHSPYWMLLISIFYGVGNSLIWGPLSMIATRNLDPALAGAGSSVYNTVRQVGAVIGSATVAAAMSAQLNSRLGGGEASRSETGPLPDFLHEPFAAAMSHALLLPAGVLVLGVIMATMFARTRTWSDG; this is translated from the coding sequence ATGACACAGGAACAAGTCGACGGTGCGGATAAGACTGTCCAGTCTGCACAGGGTTCTCCGTGGCCGGCGCTCTGGTCGATGATGATCGGCTTCTTCATGATCCTGGTGGATTCCACGATCGTGGCGGTGGCCATCCCGGCCATCGCGGAAAGCCTGCACGCCACCTACAACGACGTGATCTGGGTGAACAGCGCGTACCTTCTCGCGTACGCGGTGCCATTGCTCATCACGGGCCGATTGGGCGACCGGTTCGGGCCGCGCCGGATGTACCTGCTCGGCTTGGTCGTCTTCACCGCCTCGTCGTTGGCGTGCGGCCTGGCCGGTTCTGTCGGAGTGCTCATCGCGGCGCGCGCTTTTCAGGGACTGGGCGGTGCGATGCTTACCCCGCAGACGATGTCGCTGATGATCCGCACGTTCTCCCCCACCCAACGCGGCAGTGCCATGGGTGTGTGGGGCGCCGTAGCCGGCGTGGCCACGATTGTCGGCCCACTGCTCGGCGGGGTGTTCGTGGACCTCGGCGGCTGGGAATGGATCTTCATCGTCAACGTCCCCTTCGGCATCATCGGCCTCATCCTGGCGTGGAAGTACGTGCCCAGATTGGAGCTCAACGCCCGCCACTTCGATTGGCTCGGAGTAGCGCTGTCCGCGCTGGGCATGTTCTGCCTCATCTTCGGTATCCAAGAGGGCTCGAATTTCAACTGGGACGGCCGCGCCATCGGGCTCATCGCCGTGGGTGTGTTTTTCATCGCCATTTTCATCGTGTGGCAGTCCCGCACCACACGGGACGCCCTCGTGCCGTTGTCCCTGTTCGCGGACCGGAATTTCGCGCTCGCCTCTGCGGCCATCACCACCGTCGGATTCGCGGTGTCCACGTTCGCAATACCGTGGATGATCTACGTCCAGCGCGTCCAGGAATTCAGCCCAACGCGCGCTGCTCTGCTCATTCTTCCGTCGGGGCTTGTGTCCGGGGCGCTCTCTGGATTCGTGGGCAGGAGGACCAACACGCATGATCCGAAGCCGTACGCGATCGCGGGGTTGGCGGTGACGTCGATAAGCATTTTCGCGTCGGCGTTTATCACCAACCCGCAGCACAGTCCGTACTGGATGCTGCTCATCAGCATCTTCTACGGTGTGGGCAACTCGCTGATCTGGGGTCCGCTATCCATGATTGCCACGCGCAACCTCGACCCTGCGCTCGCTGGTGCGGGGTCAAGCGTGTACAACACCGTGCGCCAGGTCGGCGCTGTGATCGGCTCCGCGACGGTGGCGGCTGCGATGTCTGCCCAGTTGAATTCACGTCTCGGCGGCGGCGAGGCAAGCCGGTCCGAGACGGGTCCGCTTCCTGATTTCCTCCATGAGCCGTTCGCAGCGGCGATGAGCCATGCGCTGCTGCTGCCCGCTGGCGTTCTGGTACTCGGGGTCATTATGGCCACAATGTTCGCGCGCACCCGCACGTGGAGCGACGGGTAG